From the genome of Eucalyptus grandis isolate ANBG69807.140 chromosome 2, ASM1654582v1, whole genome shotgun sequence, one region includes:
- the LOC104433962 gene encoding capsanthin/capsorubin synthase, chromoplastic-like has product MAAVLGLPTLPPARTSYFPTSPAPFFSPPKTRRLNQATRVGKFGNFLELKPESTAPQLLDGFDSDLPWFASGDRRRFDVVVVGAGPAGLRLAEQLSRRGIRVCCVDPSPLSVWPNNYGVWVDEFEGLGLVDCLDKTWPMACVYIDDGKAKYLDRAYGRVGREKLKTRLIEGCVSTGVRFHKAKVWKMEHEEFESSVVCSDGVELKASLIVDASGFGSTFIEYDKPRNHGYQIAHGILAEVDEHPFDLDKMVLMDWRDSHLGNEPYLRANNSRLPTFLYAMPFDSSLIFLEETSLVSRPVLAYSDVKNRMVARLRHLGIRVRRVLEDEKCLIPMGGPLPRIPQSVMAIGGTSGIVHPSTGYMVARTLALAPVLAETIAECLGSTRMIRGRPLHHRVWNGLWPVDRRCTREFYHFGMETLLKLDLNGTRRFFDAFFDLNPYYWHGFLSSRLSIGELFMLSLSLFGHASSPSKFDIITKCPAPLIKMVGNLALETI; this is encoded by the coding sequence atGGCGGCGGTTCTCGGACTACCCACACTGCCGCCGGCGAGAACCAGCTACTTCCCCACCTCGCCCGCccctttcttctctcctcccaAGACCCGGAGGCTCAACCAGGCGACCCGGGTCGGCAAGTTCGGAAATTTCCTCGAGTTGAAACCCGAATCGACGGCCCCGCAGCTCCTGGATGGGTTCGATTCTGATCTCCCGTGGTttgcctccggcgaccggcgtCGCTTCGACGTGGTCGTCGTCGGCGCCGGCCCGGCGGGGCTGCGGCTGGCGGAGCAACTCTCGCGCCGCGGGATTCGGGTGTGTTGCGTCGATCCCTCCCCTCTTTCCGTGTGGCCTAACAATTATGGGGTCTGGGTCGACGAGTTCGAGGGGTTGGGGCTCGTGGATTGCTTGGACAAGACGTGGCCTATGGCTTGTGTCTACATTGATGACGGGAAGGCCAAGTATTTGGACCGGGCTTATGGTCGCGTCGGTAGGGAGAAATTGAAGACGAGACTGATTGAAGGGTGTGTCTCCACTGGGGTTAGATTCCACAAGGCCAAGGTGTGGAAAATGGAGCACGAGGAGTTCGAGTCGTCTGTTGTGTGCAGTGACGGCGTCGAGCTGAAAGCGAGCTTGATCGTCGATGCGAGTGGCTTTGGGAGTACTTTCATTGAGTATGATAAGCCGAGGAACCATGGGTATCAGATTGCTCATGGGATTTTGGCCGAAGTAGATGAACACCCTTTTGATTTAGATAAGATGGTTCTTATGGATTGGAGAGATTCCCATCTCGGGAATGAGCCTTACTTGAGAGCCAACAACTCGAGACTCCCTACTTTCTTGTATGCCATGCCCTTCGATTCGAGCTTAATATTTCTGGAAGAGACTTCATTAGTGAGTAGACCGGTGCTAGCCTATTCTGATGTCAAAAATAGGATGGTGGCAAGGTTGAGGCACTTGGGGATTCGGGTCAGAAGAGTGTTGGAGGATGAGAAATGCTTGATCCCCATGGGAGGTCCTCTCCCGAGAATCCCTCAGAGTGTGATGGCTATTGGCGGTACGTCCGGGATCGTCCACCCATCAACTGGGTACATGGTGGCTCGGACACTAGCTTTAGCGCCGGTTCTAGCTGAGACAATTGCAGAGTGTCTTGGCTCGACCCGGATGATTAGAGGAAGGCCACTTCACCATAGAGTATGGAATGGCCTGTGGCCAGTTGACAGAAGGTGCACTAGAGAGTTTTACCACTTTGGAATGGAGACTTTGTTGAAACTCGACTTAAATGGGACTCGGAGGTTCTTTGATGCATTCTTTGATTTGAACCCGTATTACTGGCATGGTTTTCTCTCCTCGAGGTTGTCCATTGGGGAGCTTTTTATGTTGAGTTTATCCTTGTTTGGACATGCCTCCAGCCCATCCAAGTTTGACATCATAACAAAGTGTCCTGCTCCTCTGATTAAAATGGTGGGTAATCTAGCTCTTGAAACAATATAA
- the LOC120290804 gene encoding extensin-like, translating to MRVSLSVSLSKEGIVVYILIILFSAVASDRQDNNGRAFNSSKPSTRSSFASYYGGHPPPPPVLVADPPPTAAPRSPVPPVSRTPYPGYGSHPVLHSPPSAPPQHGAPSNTGQPASTPRAPPIYGSPQCPSAPPPRVAQPTPPVYQPPTPSHPPSPRRAVCSAPPEPRCALPLHIQHVSPPPPQRRPGLPPVHRPPVPTHCPLVSQPPHRRPVLSPPTPPTNQPPLVLIYHPPASPPLAYPTPSPPPTYQPPSPPTLSPPPPTYQPPPSPPPPPIYPPPTSPPPPPSYQPPPSPPPSPPVSPPSPSIYHPPPSPPPSYPSPPPPIYQPPPSPLPSPPPPPTYQPPSSPLPIHPSPPPPPPTYSPPPSPTLPPSPSYGTPLSPSPTDPSPPPPSPLLASPPPPVFPSTPPPPLSPTSPPPPIPPPLSPPLVSPPPPPSYQPPPPVYPSPLVPPPLYQPPPPSPPPPSPPTSPRPQPPIYLPPSSPPLPLTYQSLPSPPPTYPSPPPPTYQPPVLLLPTYPTPTSPPLQRPSTPTHRPSPSPPPTHTPPRFPPTQRPPSPRHRPPVHKPPHPKHRHPVSPRRHVCIPIPPSTYKDSTISKTTADLSTTASLNAAITNTEASNVSSATYTNLCTATITSCSNLWTCVPITTNGLHPVPPPTMEMRSSQLMCKTNVQHHLLTGKHQAEFIYSSDLGSLHVLCISSE from the coding sequence ATGAGAGTGAGTTTGAGCGTTTCACTGTCGAAGGAAGGCATTGTTGTGTACATCCTAATCATCTTGTTCAGTGCTGTAGCGAGTGATCGGCAGGATAACAATGGACGGGCCTTCAACTCCTCCAAACCCTCTACCCGTTCATCCTTTGCATCGTATTACGGAGGCCATCCGCCACCTCCGCCAGTCCTCGTGGCTGATCCGCCTCCAACAGCAGCACCCAGATCCCCAGTACCGCCAGTATCTAGAACGCCTTATCCGGGTTATGGATCACATCCTGTCTTACATTCGCCGCCATCAGCTCCTCCCCAGCATGGTGCGCCGTCAAATACGGGCCAACCAGCTTCAACACCTCGAGCACCGCCAATATATGGATCTCCTCAATGTCCATCAGCACCACCTCCGCGAGTTGCTCAACCAACTCCACCAGTATATCAACCCCCTACGCCGTCACATCCTCCATCTCCCCGGAGAGCGGTTTGCTCAGCACCGCCGGAACCTCGATGTGCTCTACCACTTCACATACAACATGTAAGTCCACCACCTCCTCAAAGGCGACCAGGCCTGCCTCCCGTGCACAGGCCTCCAGTCCCAACTCACTGTCCTCTAGTGTCTCAACCACCTCATAGAAGACCAGTTCTCAGTCCACCTACACCTCCTACTAATCAACCTCCCCTAGTTCTGATTTACCACCCTCCAGCTTCTCCACCGCTGGCATATCCAACACCAAGTCCACCTCCTACGTATCAACCCCCGTCTCCTCCAACTTTATCACCACCTCCGCCCACTTATCAACCTccaccttctcctcctccccctcctatTTATCCACCACCAACTTCACCACCCCCACCTCCTAGCTATCaacctcctccttctcctccacctTCTCCACCAGTATCACCACCTTCACCTTCAATTTATCATCCTCCACCTTCTCCACCACCTTCATATCCTTCACCACCACCTCCTATTTACCAACCTCCACCTTCTCCGTTACCATCACCTCCTCCCCCTCCTACTTATCAACCTCCATCTTCTCCACTACCCATACATCcttcacctcctcctcctcctcctacttaTTCACCCCCACCTTCTCCAACATTGCCACCCTCTCCAAGTTATGGAACTCCGCTGTCTCCATCACCTACTGATCCATCACCGCCTCCACCTTCTCCACTATTAGCATCACCTCCACCTCCTGTATTTCCTTCAACACCTCCCCCACCTCTTTCACCAACATCACCGCCTCCACCTATTCCACCACCACTATCTCCACCTCTGGTatcaccaccacctcctcctagTTATCAACCTCCACCACCTGTATATCCTTCGCCACTAGTGCCTCCACCTCTTTATCAACCCCCACCTCCTTCACCACCCCCGCCTTCTCCACCAACATCACCACGTCCTCAGCCTCCAATATATCTACCTCCATCTTCACCACCCCTGCCTTTGACCTATCAATCTCTGCCTTCACCACCACCAACATATCCATCACCACCGCCTCCTACATATCAACCTCCAGTATTGCTGCTGCCAACATATCCAACACCGACCTCCCCACCCTTGCAAAGGCCATCGACACCCACACATCGACCTTCCCCGTCCCCTCCTCCCACTCATACACCTCCAAGATTTCCACCCACCCAAAGGCCTCCTTCTCCTCGACACCGGCCACCAGTGCACAAACCACCACATCCAAAACATAGGCACCCAGTGTCTCCAAGAAGACACGTATGTATTCCCATCCCCCCATCCACCTACAAGGACTCCACCATCTCAAAGACCACCGCCGACTTATCAACCACCGCCAGTCTCAACGCAGCCATCACCAACACAGAGGCCTCCAATGTATCCAGTGCCACCTACACCAACTTATGCACAGCCACCATTACTTCCTGCTCCAACTTATGGACCTGTGTACCCATCACCACCAATGGCCTCCATCCAGTTCCTCCGCCCACAATGGAGATGCGTTCCAGCCAGCTAATGTGCAAGACTAATGTGCAACATCACCTTTTGACTGGTAAACATCAAGCGGAGTTTATCTACTCATCAGATTTAGGCAGCCTGCATGTTCTGTGTATATCATCAGAATGA